One genomic segment of Catalinimonas alkaloidigena includes these proteins:
- a CDS encoding bifunctional 3-deoxy-7-phosphoheptulonate synthase/chorismate mutase type II has product MKIESIESWNTGSTHPLIIAGPCSAETEEQLYETAKAVKEQGVSVIRAGVWKPRTRPNTFEGIGQEALQWISDIKKELNVQFAVEVANAMHVEEALHFGIDILWIGARSTVSPFIVQEIADALKGVDIPVLVKNPINPDLALWMGALERLNQAGINKLGAIHRGFSTHQKTRYRNVPMWQIPIELKRQLPDLPIICDPSHVAGKREMIAEISQVAMDVNFDGLIIETHRDPEHAWSDARQQVTPASLGEIIKHLQIRKSSSEDIEYITHLEELRTQIDHADREVVETLAQRMEMVAKIGEWKKKNNVAAFQLDRWNEVFRSRKEWAESLGLREKFITELFNLLHVESIKKQTEVMDKLDEELNITD; this is encoded by the coding sequence ATGAAAATTGAAAGCATTGAGTCTTGGAACACAGGTAGTACCCATCCTCTCATTATCGCCGGTCCCTGTAGTGCCGAAACTGAAGAGCAGTTGTACGAAACCGCCAAAGCTGTAAAGGAGCAGGGTGTTTCTGTCATCAGGGCAGGTGTATGGAAACCCCGTACCCGTCCCAATACTTTTGAAGGCATAGGGCAGGAAGCTTTACAGTGGATCAGTGACATCAAAAAAGAACTCAATGTGCAGTTTGCGGTAGAGGTAGCCAATGCCATGCATGTGGAGGAAGCACTTCACTTTGGTATTGATATCTTATGGATTGGAGCCCGCAGCACGGTAAGTCCTTTCATCGTGCAGGAAATCGCTGACGCGCTGAAAGGTGTGGATATCCCCGTACTGGTCAAAAACCCTATCAACCCCGACCTTGCCCTCTGGATGGGTGCATTGGAAAGGCTAAACCAGGCGGGTATAAATAAACTGGGAGCTATCCACCGGGGCTTCTCTACGCATCAGAAAACCCGCTACAGAAATGTGCCCATGTGGCAGATTCCTATAGAGCTTAAGCGCCAGCTTCCTGACCTGCCTATCATTTGTGACCCCAGTCATGTTGCCGGTAAACGGGAGATGATCGCTGAGATCTCGCAGGTGGCTATGGATGTAAACTTTGACGGGTTGATCATAGAAACACATCGTGATCCTGAGCATGCCTGGAGCGATGCCCGCCAGCAGGTAACACCGGCCTCTTTGGGAGAGATCATCAAGCACCTTCAGATCCGCAAGTCTTCTTCGGAGGATATTGAATACATCACCCATCTGGAAGAGCTACGTACCCAGATTGATCATGCCGACCGGGAAGTGGTAGAAACCCTGGCGCAGCGTATGGAAATGGTAGCTAAGATAGGAGAGTGGAAAAAGAAAAATAACGTAGCCGCTTTTCAGTTGGATCGCTGGAATGAGGTGTTCCGTAGCCGTAAAGAATGGGCAGAATCACTAGGCCTTCGTGAGAAGTTTATTACTGAGCTTTTTAACCTGCTACATGTTGAGTCTATCAAGAAGCAAACCGAAGTAATGGATAAACTTGATGAAGAATTGAATATTACAGATTGA
- a CDS encoding SPASM domain-containing protein: protein MEINLRDSFNFISKLTLKRTTNALKVLGSYYISRLSGNARQSGLPISLSIEPTTACNLRCPECPSGLRSFTRPTGMLQEKVFQKTIDELKDTLLYLLFYFQGEPYLHPQFLKWVSYASGQGIYTATSTNAHYLNDQNARNTVESGLDRLIISIDGTTQETYEAYRKGGKLQKVIEGTQNIIRWKKKLKSSTPHVIFQFLVVGPNEHQVEEVKHLAKTLGVETVAFKTAQIYDYQHGSPLIPRQEKYSRYRRLPNGTYAIKNKILNHCWKMWHSCVMSWDGKIVPCCFDKDAHYQLGDMRTTNFKSIWQSEAYQQFRQNLLHSRSEIEMCKNCTEGTKVWA from the coding sequence ATGGAGATCAATCTGCGGGACAGTTTTAATTTTATTTCCAAACTCACCTTAAAACGAACTACCAATGCCCTCAAAGTACTGGGCAGCTACTATATCTCAAGGCTTAGTGGTAATGCCAGACAATCAGGTTTGCCTATCAGCCTTTCTATAGAACCTACTACTGCCTGCAATCTGCGTTGCCCGGAGTGCCCTAGCGGGCTACGCTCTTTTACCCGCCCTACCGGAATGCTTCAGGAGAAGGTCTTCCAAAAAACAATTGATGAACTAAAAGACACGCTCCTATATCTACTATTCTACTTCCAGGGAGAGCCTTATCTGCATCCCCAGTTTCTGAAATGGGTAAGCTATGCGTCCGGGCAAGGGATTTATACTGCCACCTCTACCAATGCTCATTACCTCAATGACCAAAACGCCCGCAACACAGTTGAGTCCGGTCTGGACCGCCTGATCATCTCTATTGACGGTACGACGCAGGAAACCTACGAGGCATATCGCAAAGGGGGAAAGCTGCAAAAAGTAATTGAAGGCACCCAAAACATCATTCGCTGGAAGAAAAAACTAAAGTCATCCACCCCTCATGTGATCTTTCAGTTTCTGGTAGTAGGCCCCAATGAGCATCAGGTGGAAGAGGTAAAGCATCTGGCTAAGACTTTGGGTGTAGAAACGGTAGCCTTTAAGACCGCTCAGATTTATGATTATCAGCATGGCTCTCCTCTGATCCCCAGGCAAGAAAAATATTCTCGCTACCGAAGACTGCCCAACGGTACCTACGCGATCAAAAACAAGATTCTGAATCACTGCTGGAAGATGTGGCACTCCTGTGTAATGAGCTGGGATGGCAAAATAGTACCCTGCTGCTTTGACAAAGACGCACACTATCAGCTGGGTGATATGCGGACTACCAACTTCAAATCCATATGGCAAAGTGAAGCATATCAGCAATTTCGGCAAAACCTACTGCACTCACGAAGTGAGATTGAAATGTGCAAAAACTGCACAGAAGGAACTAAAGTGTGGGCCTGA
- a CDS encoding SprT-like domain-containing protein translates to MNSNHNHQITQIMSRHVPEAAQAYCIDLWLQHPFSLHITPKRISKLGDYRYHKKKNTHIITLNATLNPYSFLITYLHEIAHLIAFQKYGFKIAPHGAAWKKSFQQLMEPMLHAHVFPQDVLRPLKKYMLNPKAASGSDHRLSLALQNYDQQDGSVPLSKIQPEQTFQFRDMVFVKETVRRTRALCRDLDSGKRYLVSEIARVQLIREEISDE, encoded by the coding sequence ATGAACTCTAATCATAACCATCAGATTACCCAGATCATGAGCAGGCATGTGCCCGAGGCAGCTCAGGCGTATTGCATCGACCTCTGGTTACAACATCCTTTTAGCCTGCATATCACGCCTAAGCGTATCAGTAAGTTAGGAGACTATCGTTACCACAAAAAAAAGAATACGCATATCATTACGCTAAATGCTACGCTTAACCCTTACTCATTTCTGATTACTTATCTGCATGAGATTGCCCATCTTATCGCTTTCCAAAAATACGGCTTTAAGATTGCGCCACACGGTGCAGCATGGAAAAAAAGCTTTCAACAACTGATGGAGCCTATGCTTCATGCCCATGTGTTTCCTCAGGATGTACTCCGGCCGCTCAAGAAGTATATGCTTAACCCCAAAGCTGCCAGTGGTTCCGACCACAGGCTATCTTTGGCCTTACAAAATTATGACCAGCAGGATGGGAGTGTTCCTCTGTCCAAAATTCAGCCGGAGCAGACATTTCAGTTCAGGGATATGGTTTTTGTGAAAGAGACGGTACGCCGTACTCGTGCTCTATGCCGCGACCTTGATAGTGGCAAGCGATACCTGGTATCTGAGATAGCGAGAGTACAATTGATCAGGGAAGAGATAAGCGACGAGTGA
- a CDS encoding DUF5606 domain-containing protein: MDLNEIASISGKGGLFHIVKPTRSGVIVESLDEQKKKLVIGANHRVSVLKEVSIYTTDTEGSVPLEEVFKKIHEEFGDDPGVDTSDAEELKAFTKHIIPDYDEERVYPSDMKKLVNWYGVLLQYAPEVFEQKEEENKEAKAEESSKEEKE, encoded by the coding sequence ATGGATTTGAATGAGATTGCGTCTATTTCAGGAAAAGGAGGATTATTTCATATCGTAAAGCCTACGCGTAGTGGTGTGATTGTAGAATCATTGGATGAACAGAAAAAGAAGCTGGTCATCGGGGCTAATCATCGTGTATCCGTGCTTAAAGAAGTCTCCATCTACACTACCGATACTGAAGGCTCCGTACCGCTGGAAGAGGTGTTTAAAAAAATACATGAAGAGTTTGGCGATGATCCCGGCGTAGACACTTCGGATGCGGAAGAACTTAAAGCTTTTACCAAACACATCATCCCTGACTATGATGAAGAGAGAGTATACCCTTCGGACATGAAGAAGCTAGTCAACTGGTACGGGGTTTTGTTACAGTACGCTCCTGAGGTGTTTGAGCAAAAAGAAGAAGAAAATAA
- the aroB gene encoding 3-dehydroquinate synthase, with amino-acid sequence MPAKNVTLTQDIALSLKAHFSEYKPSQIGVVADENTKEHCYPLIKDSLPEHSVCEIRSGELNKNLNTCSDIWEWMTTEHFDRKALLINLGGGVIGDMGGFCAATYKRGIPFINLPTSLLAQVDASVGGKLGIDFQGYKNHIGLFQEPEHVFVYPHFVKTLPPEEVRSGFGEVIKHSLIRDAAYWPNVKAQGLEVEDWSKHIAHSIDIKSSVVDADFREGGLRKILNYGHTIGHAIESYFLETEKRLLHGEAIAIGMVAEGMLSAKLCGMPQAEVDEMSRFMLSIYGYHAINSAEEEAIIKLTLQDKKNEKGVIKCTLLEEIGKAVYDIDITAEDVAEGLAYYRQYQQ; translated from the coding sequence ATGCCCGCAAAGAACGTTACCCTTACCCAGGACATTGCCCTTAGCCTCAAGGCGCATTTTAGCGAATACAAGCCCAGCCAGATAGGCGTAGTGGCAGATGAAAATACGAAGGAGCATTGTTACCCTCTCATCAAAGACAGTCTGCCTGAGCATAGTGTATGTGAGATCAGGAGTGGGGAACTCAATAAAAACCTCAATACCTGCTCTGACATCTGGGAGTGGATGACCACCGAGCATTTTGATCGCAAAGCGCTGCTGATCAACCTGGGGGGGGGCGTGATCGGAGATATGGGTGGCTTTTGTGCGGCTACTTATAAGCGGGGTATCCCTTTTATCAATCTGCCTACCAGCCTGCTGGCCCAGGTAGATGCCTCGGTAGGGGGGAAGCTGGGTATAGACTTCCAGGGCTACAAAAATCATATCGGACTGTTTCAGGAGCCGGAGCATGTATTTGTATATCCGCACTTTGTCAAGACTTTACCTCCGGAAGAAGTACGTTCCGGCTTTGGCGAGGTCATCAAACACAGCCTCATCCGTGATGCTGCCTACTGGCCCAATGTAAAAGCGCAGGGATTGGAAGTGGAAGACTGGAGCAAGCACATCGCCCATTCCATTGACATCAAATCCTCTGTGGTGGATGCTGATTTCAGGGAAGGCGGATTGCGGAAGATACTCAACTATGGGCATACCATCGGCCATGCCATTGAGAGCTATTTTTTAGAAACGGAGAAGCGCTTGCTGCATGGAGAGGCCATTGCCATCGGTATGGTAGCCGAAGGCATGCTTTCCGCCAAGCTTTGCGGCATGCCCCAGGCTGAAGTAGATGAGATGAGCCGCTTCATGCTTTCCATTTACGGTTATCACGCAATCAATAGCGCAGAAGAAGAGGCGATCATCAAACTCACCTTACAGGATAAGAAGAATGAAAAAGGGGTGATCAAATGCACCCTGCTGGAAGAGATTGGCAAAGCAGTCTACGACATTGACATCACTGCCGAAGATGTAGCCGAAGGACTGGCCTACTACCGCCAGTACCAACAGTAA
- a CDS encoding 3-phosphoshikimate 1-carboxyvinyltransferase — MNKPIQAQIRLTSSKSESNRSLIIQALAKDNIELQNLAEARDTQTMMRLLKSEEEELDVLDAGTTMRFLLAYCTVAKPGRVLRGTPRMHQRPVKLLVDALTKLGASIDYLQNEGYPPVRLNGLPDGQKQAAVSIRGDVSSQYISALLMIAPTLPEGLKLTLEGKIGSRPYIAMTLGLMKRFGIEYLWEDNVITIDPQAYGKGSYTIESDWSGASYWYSLVALAEDAEIKLLGLRKDSLQGDIAIVEIMDKLGVTSTFDETGVLLQKKEAVEELAYDFSDCPDLAQTVAVTCAAKGIPCTMTGLESLYIKETDRIAALREELSKLGASLLEDKDTWELKPGMNPKEIAGVQIHTYEDHRMAMAFAPLAALMDVVIEEPEVVVKSYPGFWKDLDQAGVVQKITSV, encoded by the coding sequence GTGAATAAGCCCATACAGGCCCAAATCCGGCTGACCTCATCGAAGAGTGAAAGCAATCGTTCGCTGATCATTCAGGCACTGGCCAAAGATAATATTGAGCTGCAAAACCTTGCTGAAGCACGCGACACTCAGACTATGATGCGCCTGCTGAAGTCCGAAGAGGAAGAACTTGATGTGCTGGATGCCGGTACGACTATGCGCTTTCTGCTGGCCTATTGTACGGTTGCCAAGCCGGGCAGAGTGCTAAGGGGTACGCCCCGCATGCATCAGCGTCCGGTCAAACTGTTGGTAGACGCGCTTACCAAGCTAGGCGCTAGTATAGATTATTTACAGAATGAAGGTTATCCACCGGTGCGTCTCAATGGCCTGCCCGATGGACAAAAGCAGGCAGCCGTAAGCATCAGAGGTGATGTGAGTAGCCAGTATATCTCTGCCCTCTTGATGATTGCCCCCACCTTGCCGGAGGGACTGAAGTTGACACTTGAAGGTAAGATCGGTAGTCGCCCTTATATTGCCATGACACTGGGCCTGATGAAGCGCTTTGGCATTGAGTACCTGTGGGAAGACAATGTCATCACCATTGATCCCCAAGCCTATGGTAAAGGCAGCTATACGATAGAGTCCGACTGGTCTGGAGCGAGCTATTGGTACAGCCTGGTAGCTTTGGCAGAAGATGCAGAAATAAAATTACTGGGCCTGAGAAAAGACTCATTGCAGGGCGATATTGCTATCGTTGAGATCATGGATAAGCTGGGGGTAACTTCCACTTTTGATGAGACAGGTGTGCTTTTACAAAAAAAGGAAGCGGTAGAAGAGCTGGCCTATGACTTCAGTGATTGCCCTGACCTGGCACAAACCGTGGCAGTGACCTGTGCCGCCAAAGGCATTCCCTGCACCATGACAGGTTTGGAGAGCTTATACATCAAGGAGACGGATCGGATAGCAGCACTACGTGAAGAACTGAGTAAACTGGGGGCTAGTCTTTTAGAAGACAAAGATACCTGGGAACTTAAGCCCGGAATGAATCCTAAAGAAATAGCAGGGGTACAGATACACACCTACGAAGATCACCGAATGGCGATGGCCTTCGCTCCTCTGGCTGCCTTAATGGATGTAGTGATAGAAGAACCTGAGGTAGTCGTGAAATCCTATCCGGGATTCTGGAAAGATTTAGATCAGGCTGGAGTGGTACAGAAAATTACAAGCGTTTAG
- a CDS encoding VOC family protein: MDTKFEAGINIAIKIPKSKYEKTVAFYRDILKLEVEEQPIDNPTVSRTHEVKFGDNIIWLDCVDNYTHSETWLQLTVPDVEAATNYLKLNGVETCDELEELPENMHWIQDPAGTVFNLQKRETR, encoded by the coding sequence ATGGATACAAAATTTGAAGCAGGAATTAACATCGCGATAAAGATCCCCAAAAGCAAATATGAGAAAACCGTTGCTTTTTACAGGGACATACTGAAGTTGGAAGTTGAAGAACAACCCATTGACAACCCTACCGTTTCGAGAACCCACGAAGTAAAGTTCGGAGACAATATCATATGGTTGGACTGCGTGGACAACTATACACATTCAGAAACCTGGTTACAGCTTACGGTTCCTGACGTAGAAGCAGCAACAAACTATCTGAAGTTAAACGGTGTGGAAACTTGTGACGAACTTGAAGAGCTTCCGGAAAACATGCATTGGATTCAAGATCCGGCAGGCACAGTATTCAACCTGCAAAAGAGAGAAACCAGATAA
- a CDS encoding BadF/BadG/BcrA/BcrD ATPase family protein has product MNITQAGMILIADSGSTKTDWRVIDEAGKISQAKTVGLNPYLETLDKMVKVLREELHPQLPSTIRNIYFYGAGCATDSACKKVSNALGEVFHDADIVVNNDQFGAARALCGKEAGIACILGTGSNTCLYDGEKIIDNIPPMGYILGDEGSGSNIGKELLNRYFRRELPTEIKERLEKRFDMSKEAVLDSVYGKSYPNRYMAAFAKFVFQNLKDPYLTRMVYEIFANFFDKTIARYDNYGQYKIHFTGSIAFYFGNLLRQVANDKGLRVFNILETPIAGLTLYHQEALKT; this is encoded by the coding sequence TTGAACATTACTCAAGCAGGGATGATATTAATCGCAGATAGTGGCTCCACCAAAACCGACTGGCGGGTAATAGATGAAGCCGGAAAGATAAGCCAGGCCAAGACTGTAGGACTTAATCCTTATCTGGAAACTCTGGATAAGATGGTAAAAGTTTTGCGGGAGGAGCTACATCCTCAGCTTCCCTCAACCATCCGGAACATTTATTTCTATGGCGCAGGTTGCGCTACGGATTCTGCCTGTAAAAAGGTGAGCAACGCACTCGGTGAGGTGTTTCATGATGCCGACATAGTGGTAAATAATGATCAGTTTGGCGCGGCAAGGGCACTCTGCGGCAAAGAAGCCGGTATCGCCTGCATTCTGGGCACAGGCTCCAACACCTGCCTTTATGATGGGGAGAAAATCATTGACAACATACCTCCTATGGGTTATATCCTCGGAGATGAAGGGAGTGGTTCCAATATAGGTAAAGAACTGCTAAACCGTTACTTCAGGCGTGAGTTGCCTACCGAAATCAAGGAAAGGCTGGAAAAACGTTTTGACATGAGCAAGGAAGCAGTGCTGGACAGCGTATACGGAAAGTCTTATCCTAATCGTTATATGGCTGCTTTTGCCAAATTTGTGTTTCAGAACCTGAAGGATCCCTATCTGACCCGTATGGTCTACGAAATATTTGCTAACTTCTTTGACAAAACTATCGCCCGTTACGATAACTATGGGCAATACAAAATACATTTTACCGGCTCTATCGCCTTTTACTTTGGTAACTTGCTTCGTCAGGTAGCCAATGACAAAGGGCTGCGGGTATTCAATATACTGGAAACCCCTATTGCCGGACTAACATTATATCACCAAGAAGCCTTAAAAACATGA
- a CDS encoding YtxH domain-containing protein translates to MDNSGKVLSALLIGAAAGAITGLLLAPESGDKTRRKLNKSAKDLMDDLEDAWEDSAEKIKDLADSAVEEIEKYNKKINS, encoded by the coding sequence ATGGATAATTCTGGTAAAGTACTTTCTGCACTTTTAATCGGAGCTGCTGCCGGTGCCATCACTGGCCTTTTGTTAGCACCTGAGAGCGGAGATAAAACCCGACGTAAACTTAATAAGTCAGCCAAAGACCTGATGGATGACCTGGAAGATGCCTGGGAAGACAGCGCTGAAAAAATCAAAGACCTGGCGGACAGTGCTGTAGAGGAAATTGAAAAGTATAACAAGAAGATCAACAGCTAG
- the murQ gene encoding N-acetylmuramic acid 6-phosphate etherase produces the protein MSTTESSSLYNDLEKMPTRELLQGINNEDKKVAYAVEKVIPQVEKLVDGIVARMKKGGRIFYIGAGTSGRLGIVDASECPPTYGVPHDWVIGIMAGGDDAIRKAVEFAEDDPDQAWKDLAVYDINEKDTLIGIAASGRTPYVIGGIKDARSRGILTGCITCNLDSALAEAAEIPIEVVVGPEFVTGSTRMKAGTAQKLVLNMISTTTMIGLGRVKGNRMIDMQLSNNKLVDRGTRMLMEELNVDRENAEALLRKHGSVRQALAAEKHDF, from the coding sequence ATGAGTACAACGGAATCCTCATCCCTCTATAATGACTTAGAAAAAATGCCTACCCGTGAGCTACTGCAGGGTATCAATAATGAAGACAAGAAGGTAGCCTATGCGGTAGAGAAAGTAATCCCCCAGGTAGAAAAACTGGTGGATGGTATTGTAGCCAGAATGAAAAAGGGCGGTCGTATCTTCTATATCGGTGCCGGTACCAGTGGCCGGCTGGGGATTGTAGATGCATCCGAATGCCCTCCAACATATGGTGTCCCTCACGACTGGGTGATTGGTATTATGGCCGGAGGAGATGACGCCATCCGTAAGGCGGTAGAGTTTGCTGAAGATGATCCCGACCAGGCATGGAAGGACCTAGCTGTGTATGACATCAACGAAAAGGATACGCTGATTGGTATTGCCGCTTCAGGGCGCACTCCTTATGTCATCGGAGGTATCAAAGATGCCAGGTCCAGAGGAATTCTTACCGGCTGCATCACCTGTAATCTGGATTCTGCCCTGGCTGAGGCTGCTGAGATTCCGATAGAAGTAGTAGTAGGCCCTGAGTTTGTGACTGGAAGTACCCGTATGAAGGCCGGAACAGCACAAAAGCTGGTACTTAACATGATTTCTACCACCACTATGATCGGCCTGGGAAGAGTGAAAGGCAACCGTATGATAGATATGCAACTGAGCAATAATAAACTGGTAGATAGGGGAACGAGAATGCTTATGGAAGAGTTAAATGTGGATAGGGAAAACGCTGAGGCATTACTCAGGAAGCATGGCTCTGTACGTCAGGCGTTGGCTGCTGAAAAGCACGACTTTTAA
- the yihA gene encoding ribosome biogenesis GTP-binding protein YihA/YsxC, with protein sequence MLVKEAEFIKSASKLTQCPESKLPEYAFIGRSNVGKSSLINMLTGRKKLAKTSAKPGKTQLINHFLINQQWHLVDLPGYGWAKVSKSKRADWGDMIEDYLLKRPQLLCLFILIDSRIPPQEIDLSFMEWAGVNQIPFAMVFTKVDKQSINKTEKAIAAYHKTMKKSWVELPPMFVTSAIDNTGKEEILDYIHETMNVG encoded by the coding sequence ATGCTGGTCAAAGAGGCGGAATTTATTAAAAGTGCATCAAAGTTAACGCAATGTCCGGAGAGCAAGCTGCCGGAGTATGCTTTTATCGGGCGTTCTAATGTAGGTAAGTCATCGCTGATCAATATGCTGACTGGGCGGAAAAAGCTGGCAAAAACCTCAGCAAAGCCTGGAAAAACCCAGCTTATTAACCATTTTTTGATCAACCAGCAATGGCACCTGGTGGATTTACCCGGCTATGGCTGGGCGAAGGTAAGCAAAAGCAAAAGGGCGGACTGGGGTGATATGATAGAGGATTATCTGCTTAAGCGACCTCAACTGCTTTGTCTCTTTATCCTGATTGATTCGCGAATACCACCCCAGGAGATTGACTTAAGCTTTATGGAGTGGGCAGGCGTAAACCAGATTCCTTTTGCCATGGTATTTACCAAAGTGGATAAGCAATCTATCAACAAGACAGAAAAAGCTATTGCTGCCTATCATAAGACCATGAAGAAGAGCTGGGTAGAGCTGCCTCCTATGTTTGTCACCTCTGCTATAGACAATACCGGGAAAGAAGAAATACTGGACTATATTCACGAAACCATGAATGTAGGGTAA